ATGTAAATGCAGATTGTTTTACTATAACTGATTTAGCACTTTTCTTGGTTTTCTGTTTGACATTTATGCATGAACATTTTAGggtgataaaaaaacatgtgtcattcCTCGCATTTCTGTGTAATTTCTCATATTTTCCTGATTCctttgtcagttttcattattttatttattttgttagttTCATCTATGTGTTTAGCATGCAAATTGATTTAATTAGATTTGTCAAGTAATGAGCCCTTTTAAGACcagatattgaaattaaaaataacttgaataaTCAAATACTGCGTGTTAATATTCTAAAATTACAACCCAAAAGCccaaaaaatatacatatgaatACATAACAATTCCCAgattttaatacttatgttTGCAAATGCACTTAGTGTTTCAGGGTTTTGAGGCATTGAATGGTCAAGGTTTTTGCTCGACCTTAAACCACAAAGTAAATTTAACTCACGATGACAGATCAAATTCTTTGAAGAGTTGATCTGACTGTCCTAAGCCGCCATTGAGGCAGTACAAATTTACCTTATATTCAGTGCAAAATAGCATTGGGGATCATGCTTTCAATGATTAACTGATTGACAAGCATGTTTTGCTTCAGTTTAATTGTAAACAGaagtatgtacatgttgttttgtttgtgataaTACCTCATTGCTTTATATCCTGGGTAAGTGTTGTTCCTCTAAGTAAGCTTATAATAATGTAAACCAAATTCTTATGTTGCTCATAACTGCTAGAATTTCAatctttaagtttaaaaatttcaaattaaaatcacaagcccaagtttaaaaaaaacaacttaggTAATTACtcaatttgtcaaaaaaatctTGACTCATTTTACCACTTTGTACTTTATTAGAGGCACAAGTTCTATTGAATTGTGtaactatttatataaacttttgGTCATTAAttcaaacttttatattttggCATATTGACTTTTGAGATAGCTCAcagttcattattattattatgtactCAGCTTATTATCTAGAGAAAGGTTTGTGAAAATAGGGCCAGGGAATTTAAGACctacataatttgtttttacatgttGTTCATTCATAAACCTgagctattattattattaacaaggaattgttgaAATGATTTGTTGCTTTACAACAATGCTTTTATTTTCACAGGGTTGTTTACATGCATGTTACCTTATCATAAAACTATTcttgttattttgttcatactCCAAATGAAGACGGGATTTGATGCTtaattaattggttttattttgaatcccatgttatgaaaacaaaacaaatctcttgacattttaagtttttattaaaacattttatttatgccTTCTCGAACATTTTGTAGCAGTTGtattatttttccttttacaGTGCCACATGGACCAAAGCATCAAACCTATTTGTATTAATTCGACAATATCTTACTTTGTGTATTGCTGTTCTCAGTGGGTATCCCAACTATCAAGTGGTGTGGTGCTGAAGGAGACTACAATGTGATGGTGATGGAGCTGCTTGGGCCAAGTCTTGAGGACCTCTTCAACTTCTGCTCCAGAAAATTCTCACTGAAAACTGTCCTCCTACTTGCCGACCAACTAGTGAGTACCTAAGATAATGTGCCTTGTTATATTTGACTCTTGAAATGATACTAATTTGATAGTTAATACTGGTGTCGGAATAATTTTACCAAAGGAAGTTGTGTGTTGTGAAATATCATTAATGACTAAAAATTAAATGTCAGTTAAAGTGTAAAATCAAGCCTTTTGTCTCTGTACTGTTGCACTTATTTACatgatacatttgtttaattaaaagtaaaaatgataGCTGCTGAGCAATGCAATGCTAAACATCGCCTCTCTTCGATACTTTCAGATCAGCCGCATAGAGTACATACACTCCAAAAACTTTATACACAGAGATGTTAAACCTGACAATTTTCTAATGGGACTTGGAAAAAAGGGCAATCTTGTGTATATAATTGACTTTGGCCTAGCCAAGAAATACCGTGATGCTCGCACACATCAGCATATACCATACAGAGAAAACAAGAATCTCACTGGCACAGCAAGATATGCCAGTATAAACACTCACTTGGGCATTGGTTAGTACACTTTTGTTGACcaattctggttaagatttttCTTAAAGAAACTTGAGTGCAATACATTTTTCGATATAAtacatgtttacttttattgacTTCATTTGtatcgaaaaaatattttaaagttacagTATTGAGGTGATGTTGTGCAAGTGTTGTTATGTCACATGTACTTACAGCAActcatgtatattgtatatgcaATTTACAACCGAGAAATAATAACAAGTAGAGTTAAGTATTTTTTCCACATTTCAGAACAGAGTAGGCGAGATGACATGGAATCATTGGGTTACATCTTCATGTATTTCCTACGTGGTAGTCTCCCTTGGCAGGGCCTCAAGGCTGCCACAAAACGACAAAAATATGAGCGCATCAGTGAAAAGAAAATGTCCACTCCTATTGAAGAACTCTGTAAAGGCTTTCCATGTAAGTCATTATGCCTAAAGATTGCAGTATGTTAAtatgcataataattataagtGTCAGATGCATACAAAAAGTGTTGTCAGGAAATATCAAGAGAAATTAGGACGTAAACTTTCTGTTTATAAAATGGTCTTATTGTTCATTTCTAGTATGACAGATCATGActtggaaatgaaaaaaaataatgttgtaaaatatgcattcaattgTAGCTGAGTTTGCCACATACCTAAACTTCTGCCGGTCGTTGCGGTTTGATGACAAGCCAGACTACTCTTATTTGCGACAACTGTTCAGAAACCTCTTCCACAGGCAGGGATTCACCTATGATTATGTGTTTGACTGGAACATGCTTAAATTTGTAAGTGATGTGTGcataattattgacattttttcacTTAAAGTTTTAGGTGTTTTAGCAGGGAATGGGAATTTCTGATTTTCTTGTTTGGGTTTAAAATCTTGATAAATAGGTATAAAATCTTGATAAATCTAGACAATTgtacattttgacaaatttgtAAAGAATAGCGACAGGTATAGTGATGAATAATATAGGTTACACACTGAGCCATGTTTGACTGATTATGAAAACAACCTCGTGCTTAAATATGGCAAGATTTCGTGACACATGCTCAGATGATGAGAAGTAATCAATATTGCTACATTGACTGACATCAATGATAATCTGTAGAGAAATTGCATCAAATCTCATctgttattgattttgagaGAAACTTCAATTTAGAAATAAACTTCAATTTAGAAATTTAAGGAAATATAGCTTCTCATTCCATGGAAATGATGTCAATTCCACAAATAACAACACAACCGTCAGcaaatgtcagtatttccacAAAGATCTCATATTTAGAATACCTGCACTATAATGGCAAGATAGGGACCCTTTAAAATTGCTGAATTCTACCGAATGTTGTCAAAGTTGCCATATTTGCACCTTCTgtttaaagtgattttaaatattttgttttgcaaaattgtAATATATCACTGTATTTATCCCTGGTCTAGGGGAAATTATCATAATTAGGAATAAAaactaaattgttttataccCTAAGGCCTTGTGTCTCATATGCTAACACTTGAGCTATTTGTGTGCAGGGTGGGCGGAACAATGATGACTCTGAGCGTGGGAAGGTTAGCCTGT
Above is a genomic segment from Mya arenaria isolate MELC-2E11 chromosome 2, ASM2691426v1 containing:
- the LOC128206991 gene encoding casein kinase I-like isoform X1, with protein sequence MELRVGNKYRLGRKIGSGSFGDIYLGTDISNGEEVAIKLECVKTKHPQLHIESKIYRMMQGGVGIPTIKWCGAEGDYNVMVMELLGPSLEDLFNFCSRKFSLKTVLLLADQLISRIEYIHSKNFIHRDVKPDNFLMGLGKKGNLVYIIDFGLAKKYRDARTHQHIPYRENKNLTGTARYASINTHLGIEQSRRDDMESLGYIFMYFLRGSLPWQGLKAATKRQKYERISEKKMSTPIEELCKGFPSEFATYLNFCRSLRFDDKPDYSYLRQLFRNLFHRQGFTYDYVFDWNMLKFGGRNNDDSERGKVSLSARPVHGTAQQRGRPEQMATATPPGEYGSMTGSVDMARSGRSGKDRVPTRLNLSGRGAEGGAVGEGVLDTRVSDSRLATPSSGGRMSMKGSGIPVPVSGSATDNPKLRRVANDGRAQTSTRQRPQ
- the LOC128206991 gene encoding casein kinase I-like isoform X3 yields the protein MELRVGNKYRLGRKIGSGSFGDIYLGTDISNGEEVAIKLECVKTKHPQLHIESKIYRMMQGGVGIPTIKWCGAEGDYNVMVMELLGPSLEDLFNFCSRKFSLKTVLLLADQLISRIEYIHSKNFIHRDVKPDNFLMGLGKKGNLVYIIDFGLAKKYRDARTHQHIPYRENKNLTGTARYASINTHLGIEQSRRDDMESLGYIFMYFLRGSLPWQGLKAATKRQKYERISEKKMSTPIEELCKGFPSEFATYLNFCRSLRFDDKPDYSYLRQLFRNLFHRQGFTYDYVFDWNMLKFGGRNNDDSERGKVSLSARPVHGTAQQRGRPEQMATATPPGEYGNMARSGRSGKDRVPTRLNLSGRGAEGGAVGEGVLDTRVSDSRLATPSSGGRMSMKGSGIPVPVSGSATDNPKLRRVANDGRAQTSTRQRPQ
- the LOC128206991 gene encoding casein kinase I-like isoform X5; this encodes MELRVGNKYRLGRKIGSGSFGDIYLGTDISNGEEVAIKLECVKTKHPQLHIESKIYRMMQGGVGIPTIKWCGAEGDYNVMVMELLGPSLEDLFNFCSRKFSLKTVLLLADQLISRIEYIHSKNFIHRDVKPDNFLMGLGKKGNLVYIIDFGLAKKYRDARTHQHIPYRENKNLTGTARYASINTHLGIEQSRRDDMESLGYIFMYFLRGSLPWQGLKAATKRQKYERISEKKMSTPIEELCKGFPSEFATYLNFCRSLRFDDKPDYSYLRQLFRNLFHRQGFTYDYVFDWNMLKFGGRNNDDSERGKVSLSARPVHGTAQQRGRPEQMATATPPGEYGTTSPRPMSRERERRTSTRLHRGIPTTAQEMQREGTRLSATQMQSSGLQGNSGVRRGSASKDGDAPARASSSRHARK
- the LOC128206991 gene encoding casein kinase I-like isoform X2 — encoded protein: MELRVGNKYRLGRKIGSGSFGDIYLGTDISNGEEVGIKLEYVKTKHPQLHIESKIYRVMQGGVGIPTIKWCGAEGDYNVMVMELLGPSLEDLFNFCSRKFSLKTVLLLADQLISRIEYIHSKNFIHRDVKPDNFLMGLGKKGNLVYIIDFGLAKKYRDARTHQHIPYRENKNLTGTARYASINTHLGIEQSRRDDMESLGYIFMYFLRGSLPWQGLKAATKRQKYERISEKKMSTPIEELCKGFPSEFATYLNFCRSLRFDDKPDYSYLRQLFRNLFHRQGFTYDYVFDWNMLKFGGRNNDDSERGKVSLSARPVHGTAQQRGRPEQMATATPPGEYGSMTGSVDMARSGRSGKDRVPTRLNLSGRGAEGGAVGEGVLDTRVSDSRLATPSSGGRMSMKGSGIPVPVSGSATDNPKLRRVANDGRAQTSTRQRPQ
- the LOC128206991 gene encoding casein kinase I-like isoform X4: MELRVGNKYRLGRKIGSGSFGDIYLGTDISNGEEVAIKLECVKTKHPQLHIESKIYRMMQGGVGIPTIKWCGAEGDYNVMVMELLGPSLEDLFNFCSRKFSLKTVLLLADQLISRIEYIHSKNFIHRDVKPDNFLMGLGKKGNLVYIIDFGLAKKYRDARTHQHIPYRENKNLTGTARYASINTHLGIEQSRRDDMESLGYIFMYFLRGSLPWQGLKAATKRQKYERISEKKMSTPIEELCKGFPSEFATYLNFCRSLRFDDKPDYSYLRQLFRNLFHRQGFTYDYVFDWNMLKFGGRNNDDSERGKVSLSARPVHGTAQQRGRPEQMATATPPGEYGSMTGSVATSPRPMSRERERRTSTRLHRGIPTTAQEMQREGTRLSATQMQSSGLQGNSGVRRGSASKDGDAPARASSSRHARK